One genomic region from Thermoleptolyngbya sichuanensis A183 encodes:
- the fabG gene encoding 3-oxoacyl-[acyl-carrier-protein] reductase → MTIQRLAGQVAIVTGASRGIGRAIALALAAEGAKVAVNYASSSGAADAVVAEIAGAGSEAIALQADVSKADQVDALFNAVMEKWGRVDVLVNNAGITRDTLLLRMKPEDWQAVIDLNLTGVFLCTRAASKIMLKQKSGRIINISSVVGLMGNPGQANYSAAKAGVIGFTKSVAKELAPRGITVNAIAPGFIATDMTHGLNSEDILKFIPLGRYGQAEEVAGATRFLAADPAAAYITGQVLNVDGGMVMD, encoded by the coding sequence ATGACAATACAACGGTTAGCAGGACAGGTCGCCATCGTGACGGGCGCATCGCGGGGAATTGGACGGGCGATCGCCCTGGCCCTGGCCGCAGAGGGCGCAAAGGTCGCCGTCAACTACGCCAGTTCCAGCGGGGCGGCCGATGCGGTGGTGGCGGAGATTGCGGGCGCAGGCAGCGAGGCGATTGCCCTGCAAGCCGATGTGTCGAAGGCGGATCAGGTGGATGCGCTGTTCAACGCCGTCATGGAGAAATGGGGGCGGGTCGATGTGCTGGTAAACAATGCAGGCATTACCCGCGACACGCTGCTGCTGCGGATGAAGCCAGAGGACTGGCAGGCCGTCATCGACCTGAACCTGACGGGCGTGTTTCTCTGTACCCGCGCCGCCAGCAAGATCATGCTGAAGCAAAAGTCTGGGCGGATCATCAACATTAGCTCGGTCGTGGGGCTGATGGGCAATCCCGGCCAGGCGAACTACAGCGCCGCCAAAGCAGGCGTGATTGGCTTTACCAAGAGTGTCGCCAAGGAACTGGCCCCGCGTGGGATTACCGTGAATGCGATCGCCCCTGGGTTCATCGCCACTGACATGACCCACGGGCTAAACAGCGAGGATATTTTGAAGTTCATTCCGCTGGGGCGCTATGGCCAGGCCGAAGAGGTCGCAGGTGCAACTCGATTTCTCGCGGCTGACCCCGCCGCCGCCTACATCACCGGGCAAGTGCTGAATGTGGATGGCGGCATGGTGATGGATTAG
- the rpmA gene encoding 50S ribosomal protein L27, translated as MAHKKGTGSTRNGRDSNAQRLGVKRYGGQTVTAGSILVRQRGTKVHPGFNVGIGSDDTLFALIDGVVTFERKGNSRKKVSVYPAAETASA; from the coding sequence ATGGCACACAAGAAAGGAACTGGCAGCACTCGCAACGGCCGCGACTCTAATGCACAGCGCCTTGGCGTGAAGCGCTACGGTGGACAAACCGTGACCGCAGGCAGCATCCTGGTGCGTCAGCGTGGCACCAAGGTTCACCCCGGCTTCAACGTTGGCATCGGCAGCGATGACACCCTGTTTGCGCTGATTGACGGCGTGGTGACGTTTGAGCGAAAGGGCAACAGCCGCAAGAAGGTGAGCGTGTATCCGGCGGCGGAAACCGCGTCTGCCTAG